TCGAAGGACCGCCCGCGCTCCGCTTCGACGGCGTGGTCATCGACTATGGCGAGACGGCTATCGGCCCGTTTACGCTCGACGTTGCCGCGGGCACCAGCCTTGCCCTTCGCGGCAGCACGGGGATCGGCAAGTCGAGCCTGCTCCACGCGCTGCTGGGGCTGGCTCCCATCGGCAAGGGGCGGGTTTTGATCGACGGCCGGGATGCGGCCGATGTTGCGCTTTCCGGTCATGTTGGCTGGGCGGGGCAATCGGTCGCGTTCGTCCCGGGCACGCTGGCCGACAATATCCGTCTTGCGCGTCCCGATGCCGAGGACGCGGCGGTCGAAGCCGTGGCCCATCGGGCGGGCCTTGGGCCGATGATCGAAGCGCGGGGGCAGGGATTGGCCTTGCCGCTCGATCATCGCGGGTCGGGTCTATCCGGCGGGGAACGCCGGCGTGTCGGCATCGCCCGGGTGCTGTTAAAGGACGCGCCGCTCTGGTTGCTGGATGAGCCGACCGCGGATCTCGACGCGGGATCGGCGGCCGATATCGCCAGGATACTGGCGTCCGCCGCAAAGGGACGGACGGTCCTGATCGTGACGCACAGCACCGAACTGGCCGCGATCGCCGACAGCGAAGCGGTGCTTTCATGAGCCGCGCGGATATGGACCGGCTGCTGGCCGAGGCGATCGGCCCGGAGCGCCGGGCTTTCCGGATTGCGGGCCTGCTCGCCGCCGCCGCGACGATCTCTGCGGTCCTGCTGCTGGGCCTGTCCGGATGGTTCATCACCGGTGCTGCGCTTGCCGGACTGGCCGGCGTGCTGGCCGCGCAGGGTTTCAACTACCTGGTGCCGAGCGCGTTGATCCGGCTGCTGGCGATCATTCGCACCACGGCACGCTATGGCGAACGGTTATGTGGCCATCGCGGCGCGCTGTTGGCGCTCGCCGCGGTTCGCGCGCGCCTGTTCGATCGCATCCTGTCCGAGCGCGACGTGCGGGCGGTCTCGGCGGGCGATGCCGTGACGCGGCTCGTGCAGGACATCGGCGCATTGGAGGACAGGCTGATCCGTAGGCCCGCGTTGCCTGCTGCGCTCGCCGGGGCTGCGATCGGTCTTGTCCTTGCATGGCTTGCCAGCCCTTGGGCGAGCCTTGTCTTGCTGGCGTTGCTTGTCGGGCTTGTCCTCTGGGCGCATTTGGCGACCCCCCACCTGCTGGCGAGCGCCGCGACCGACATGGCAGCGGCGCTTGCGCGGCTCAAGGCGGGCATGGTGGATTATGCCGCCGCCTCGCCCGAAATCCTTGCCTACGATCTCGCTCCGGCGATCGGGCGAAGCCTCGCGGTCGAGACGGCCGAACTGGACAGCGCGCGGCGTCGTTTTGCGCGCGGCGAAGCAATCATCGACGCGGGCCTCGTGTTGGGTGGAGGCATCGCCATGGGCGCGATGCTGATCCTCTCCCATGCCTCCCTGCCGTTGACGGTGCTTGCCGTGCTGGCGGCGGCGGGTGCGATCGAGGCCCTTTCCGGCTATGTGCGCGGCGTATCGCGAAGCGCGCTGGTCGCGGCCGCCCTCTCGCGATTGGAGGGCATGGCGGGTCAACCCTCTGCGCTTGTCCGCAAGGCGACGGCATCCATGGCGCCCGCGCGGAGCATTGCCTTTGATCGGGACGGCCTGCATGTCCGGATCGTGGCGGGCGAGCGCTTGGGGATTTCAGGCAAATCCGGCAGCGGCAAGACCAGCCTTCTGGAAACGCTCGCTGGTATTCGGCCCGCTGGCGAGCATTGTGGCATTGCTCTTGATGACCAGCTTCTTGCTTCCCTGCCGTCCGAGGACGTGCGAGCGGCATTCGCGCTCTCGCCCCAGGATGCCCAGCTCCTGTCGGGAACCATCCGCGACAATTTGCGTGTGGCGCGCCCCGGCCTCAGCGACGAACGGCTTTGGGCGGCGCTGGAAGTCGCCTGCCTCGCTGTCGATATTCGCGCGATGCCGCATGGGCTTGACCAATGGGTCGGCGACGGCGGAGCGCGGTTGTCGGGCGGCCAGCGCAAGCGGTTGTCGATCGCCCGCGCCTTGCTTGCCGGCAGGCCGTGGCTGCTGCTCGACGAGCCGAGCGAGGGGTTGGACATGGCGACGGAGGCGCGGCTTGCGGGCCACCTCGACGCGTGGCTTCGCGAGACAGGGACCGGAGTCGTGGTGGTGAGTCATCGACCGACCTTCTTGAGTCTCGTCGGCAAGGGTCGAACAATCAACTTGAAGGATCGCCGCTAATATAGGGATATCTGTAGCTGGCCTGTGGGCGGATCGATTTGGCGCGCGTAATCAAATCCATTCAATCCACGTCGCGCATAAGGAGGAGCCTATCTGCCGCGTTCATACTACCGTTCCCGATCGATTACCTTGCCGTGGAGTGATCATTTGATATCGCTTGATATGGAACTGCTTCGTTCGCTTGCTGCGGCGCTCGCGGTAGGCGTGCTGATCGGTATCGAGCGAGGCTGGCGGCAGCGCGAGGCAGCGGATGGCAGCCGGGTCAGCGGTTTGCGCACCTTTGGCCTGCTCGGTCTTGCCGGCGGCCTTGCCAGCCATATGCCCGAAAGCCTTGCGGCGGTAATCGGGCTGGCGGTCACTGCCAGCCTGGTTCTTGGATATCGCAGCGAACAAGCCCGCACGGCCAGCCTGTCCATCACCAATACGTTGGTCGGCATTATCACCTTCGCCTTGGGATATATGGCCGGGCAGGGCCTGGTGAGCGAGACGCTGGCCGTCGCGGCGGTAACCACCTTGATCCTGACGCTCAGGCAGCAATCCCACGCCATGCTCAAAGGGATGAGCCACAAGGAGGTCGAATCGATCGCCACGTTCGCGATCGTCGCGTTGGTCATCCTGCCGCTGCTGCCGGATGCGAGCTACGGCCCCTTTGAGGCCTGGAACCCGCGGCAAATCTGGATGGTCGTCGTCGTCGTGCTCGGACTCTCCTTCGCCGGCTATGTCGCCAGTCGTCGGCTCGGCGCGGACAAGGGGGTCATGATAACCGCTTTGTTCGGGGCATTGGTATCGTCCACGGCGGTCACTGTTGCCTATGCCCGGCGTTTGCGCGCCAATGATGGTCCGCAAGGCCCCTTGATTGCTGGTATTGCGCTCGCCTCGCTCGTGATGTTCGCGCGCGTCCAGATACTCTCTTTTACCCTCATCCCCTACGCCAGCACATCGCTCGCGCTTGCAATGGTTCCGGCTTTCGTCGTCGGCGGTCTGACAACCCTTCTGGCGCTACGCTCCAAGGTGGATGGTGATGGCGCCAGCGAGGTGAAGCTGGGCAATCCGCTGGATTTCGGGCCGGCGCTTCTGCTGGCGGGCGCGGTTGCGTTGATTGCTGTCCCGGCACGTTGGGCGCTCGCGCGGTTCGGCGATCAGGGCATTGTCGTTGTGCTTGGTCTTACGGGCATGTGGGATGTGGACGCAGCCGTACTCACGCTCGCGGGGCTGCCTGAGGATATGTTGAAACCCGACACGGCCGGACTGGTGCTTGCGGTGCCCGTGCTCGCCAACACGATGTGGAAGGCTGTACTCACGCTGGTACTGGCAGGGCCATCAAAGCAAGGCTGGAAGGCGTCCGGCCCACTCTTCGCATCAGTTCTGGCATCTGCTGCCGGTATCGCCGCGCTCATGGTGTTTCGCTAGGAGCGATGAGCGGGCAGCTCGTGCCTGGTTCGAAGCTGGTTCAGGTCCATTCCTGAGGGGGGATGCGCGCTTTCGTTGCTGGCCGTGAATTTGTGGCGACGCAGAGCCATGGCCGGCTATTGTCGTAAGGGCCGAACGCGCCGCATCCGGCCCTTGGGCAGATCAGGCGGCCTGCGACAGGGCTTCGGCGATCTGATCCTTGATCGCGAGGCGGCGCTTGCGAAGTTCGG
This genomic window from Caenibius tardaugens NBRC 16725 contains:
- a CDS encoding amino acid ABC transporter ATP-binding/permease protein, with amino-acid sequence MSRADMDRLLAEAIGPERRAFRIAGLLAAAATISAVLLLGLSGWFITGAALAGLAGVLAAQGFNYLVPSALIRLLAIIRTTARYGERLCGHRGALLALAAVRARLFDRILSERDVRAVSAGDAVTRLVQDIGALEDRLIRRPALPAALAGAAIGLVLAWLASPWASLVLLALLVGLVLWAHLATPHLLASAATDMAAALARLKAGMVDYAAASPEILAYDLAPAIGRSLAVETAELDSARRRFARGEAIIDAGLVLGGGIAMGAMLILSHASLPLTVLAVLAAAGAIEALSGYVRGVSRSALVAAALSRLEGMAGQPSALVRKATASMAPARSIAFDRDGLHVRIVAGERLGISGKSGSGKTSLLETLAGIRPAGEHCGIALDDQLLASLPSEDVRAAFALSPQDAQLLSGTIRDNLRVARPGLSDERLWAALEVACLAVDIRAMPHGLDQWVGDGGARLSGGQRKRLSIARALLAGRPWLLLDEPSEGLDMATEARLAGHLDAWLRETGTGVVVVSHRPTFLSLVGKGRTINLKDRR
- a CDS encoding MgtC/SapB family protein encodes the protein MISLDMELLRSLAAALAVGVLIGIERGWRQREAADGSRVSGLRTFGLLGLAGGLASHMPESLAAVIGLAVTASLVLGYRSEQARTASLSITNTLVGIITFALGYMAGQGLVSETLAVAAVTTLILTLRQQSHAMLKGMSHKEVESIATFAIVALVILPLLPDASYGPFEAWNPRQIWMVVVVVLGLSFAGYVASRRLGADKGVMITALFGALVSSTAVTVAYARRLRANDGPQGPLIAGIALASLVMFARVQILSFTLIPYASTSLALAMVPAFVVGGLTTLLALRSKVDGDGASEVKLGNPLDFGPALLLAGAVALIAVPARWALARFGDQGIVVVLGLTGMWDVDAAVLTLAGLPEDMLKPDTAGLVLAVPVLANTMWKAVLTLVLAGPSKQGWKASGPLFASVLASAAGIAALMVFR